AAGGAGAGTTATCAAATCAGATTTCTCAAGTCTCTTCAGTATTCTTTCAAGGTCAGCTGAAAGTGTGGGTTTCAAATTACCTACTCCTTCTCTCGTCTAGAGAGACACATTTTATTAGAGATTTATGGAATATCTCTAGTGAGAAGATTAGATGACTAGCTTTATTATCGTTCCTCTCAATATAGTATAGGAAACTATAGGGTGCAACGTGTGTTATTCCAAATTCATACAAATGAAAGGCTAGCCCAGTATGTCATTAAGTTGACATACTGGGCCAGCCTGTATCAACGTTCTATCGTGTTACTGAAGAACTTTCCAAAGCCGTAGAAGTACGACGGTAGCTTCAGCTCTTGTCGTTACTCCGTCCGGCACGAATTGATTGCATGCTCGTCCAACTAGAATCCCACGCTCGCAGGCTGCTTTAACATAAGCTCTAGCCCAGGCTGGAATGCTTGACTCGTCAGAGAAAGCTAGGCTTTTCGTTCCGTCAGCCTTCCATTTCAATGCCTTGGAGACCATCGCAGCTATCTCTGTCCGCTTCACCGTCTGCATAGGCCTTAATGTCCCTTCGGAATATCCATCGAGAATTCCCTTGGCTACTGCTGTCTGGGTGGCAAGGCGCGCCCACTCCGGAATACTACTCTTGTCGCTGAAGGGAAGATCGCTCGCTTCGTTAATTATATCGATTCGAAGGGCTCGCAACAGCATAATAGCAAATTCCGTCCGTGTTACGTAACCATTGGGCATGAAGGTGTCGGCATTCACTCCCACCACGATTCCCAGCTCTGCCGCTTCGCAAATCTCTGCCTCAGCCCAGTGACTCTGGACATCTGTAAATGTACATGCCTTAGGAACGTTATTGTTAGTACCAGCATTACGATGAATCGTTACGGTATACGTCTTAATGGTTCCATCCTCAGCTTGAACTGTAATCACCAGCACGTTGGTCCCCACTGTCAGAGGAACGGTCGTCGTCTCCCCTATACGTTTACCCCGCAGTTTAATAATTGCCTTAGAATGAGCAGGGCCCAATTGCAGCTCGACCTGCTCCGCATCTGTCTCTACTTTATAGTCTGTAGTCTTAGGTGTGAATGCAGGCGATAGTCCCAGTTCCTTGCTTGAAGTACTAACGTTCAATTTAACTAGTTCGGCATCGCTAGAGATAGCAACTGTTGAAGGCGGCTCGGCACTTACTGTCACCGTAGAAGCTTGGCCTGTAACCTCCACTCCATTTAGATACACTGTGAAAATATGATTTTTCACGGTTTGAGCCGTATTGTATGGAAGAGTAACGGTTGCAACCGCGCTCGTGTCACTGCTGACAGTTGCTGTGGCGGCTTCGACTCCGTCAACATACACCTTAAGACTTTGCCCGGTCAGATTGGCGCCTGTTATAGTGGCCGTTGCAATGCCTCCGGCAGATGGCAAGCTTACTGAACTAGCAGAAATACTAGCCACCACAGGCACAGCTACGATAAAGCTTGCATTTGCCACATCAAGTGTATTTTGATTCGCGTTCTTAACCACATTCCCAGCAACGTCAACCTCGTATACGCCATCATCCAGAGTGCCGTTAAAGCTTAAGGTAAACGTCTGAGAAGGCTCGTCATAGATTGGCGTATAAGCGGAAAAGCCTACCCCATCCTTCTTCATGCTGATCAATGGCAGCGCATTTGCCGCCGTGAGCTGAGCTCCTCCAGCGATCCAGTATACGGCTTCGCTGACTGAAACGGAGACTTCTGTTGGCGGTGTAGCGAATTGCTGATGATTAATGAAGCCACCAAAGTTAACAACTGGCTTCGTCTTATCGTACAGCAGGCTTAATGTATTGGATGCTGTATTAAAAATTCCTGTTGCATCAGCTGCTGCCGCTGCGCCAACCACTACCGTCACAGCCTGCCCATTCGTTATTGGCGTAATGGTCGCCGTGTAGGTAGCCGGGTTTACGGAAACGAAATTGGAAGCTGTACCGTTTACGACCACAAGGTCATCCGAGGTGAAACCATTTACTCCTTCGCTGAAGGTTATCGTTGCCTGAAATGCTGCGTTTACCGTACCACTTGCTGAGCTGGATATGGTTACTGTCGGTGGGCTAGTCTGATCTAGTAAAAAGGGCTTCGAAACCACATTGGCAACGTTGCCTACCTTGTCTGTTGCTCGGATGTGTAAGTACCAGTTGCCATTCCCACTAGTCTGACGTAACGTATCCAAGTCGCTAAAGGTCAACCAGCCGCTTGTCGGAACGGCTGTACTTTGCGTCCACACATATTGCAGTGAAGCAGCATCCACACCGCTTTGCGTATCGCTGACCGTTACATTGCTTGCTGCAGTTTTCGCCGCTACTACACGGCCATTCGTACCAAACTGCACATTCGGAGGTGTTGAATCGATCGCCAGAGTAATTGTATACGTTTGACCGGGAAGCAAATAGGGCTCGACGCGAACAGGGATGACAGTGTCCTTGATTGCTCCCGCTATGTTGATCGTCTTCGTACTGCCGTTCGACAGCAGCTCATTGTTCACATACATGACTGTCTGATTCGTGCTCGCAAGCGTCGGCGTTACTTTTACACTCGACAGAGAGTGTCCGTTATAATAATACGTATATGACGTGACTGAAGGGTTAAAGGGTTCCGTGAAGTTCCCTTCCTGCAAAGTCAAGCCGCTCAGCTTGGCATTGCCCGGTACGTTCAGTTGACCACTATCGTTGAGTCCCCATCCGACGATCGTACCATCTGATTTCAGTGCAAGTGAATGGTACCACCCCGCGGTGATAGACACGACCCCGTTCAGACCGGCAGGCACGGATCTTTGACCATGATAGTTGCTTCCCCATGCGACGACGGTACCGTCTGATTTCAGCGCGAGCGAATAGGTCGCTCCCGCGGCGATCGCCACTATATCTTTCAGCCCATCCGGCACGCTTACTTGACCATCAGCATTTTTTCCCCATGCGACGACAGTGCCATCCGATTTCAACGCCATCGAATGGTGCCTCCCTGCGGAAATCGACACCACATCTTTCAACCCACTCGGCACGCTTAATTGATCATCAGTATTGTTTCCCCATGCGACGACGGTACCATCTGATTTCAGCGCGAGTGAATGATAATCTCCCACGGCGATCGCCACCACTCCAGTTAGTCCTACAGGAACGGTAATTTGACCACCGAAATCTTTTCCCCATGCGACAACAGTACCATCCGATTTCAACGCCATCGAATGGTAAGTTCCCGCGGCGATCGACACCACGTCCTTCAGCCCATCCGGCACCATCACTGCTTGACCATCTCCATCGATTCCCCAAGCAGCTACGGTTCCGTCCGATTTCAACGCCAGCGAATAGGCAAATCCAGCGGCGATCTGTTTACCTTTGATAGGCGAAGCAAGACTCGCAGGTACGATCGTTTTACCTTTCCTAATGTCTCCCCATGCGACGACGGTACCGTCCGATTTCAACGCCAGCGAATGATTCCATCCTGTGGAAATCGACATTACACCGCTCAGGTCCACTGGCATGTTTAATTGACCGTCAGCATTGGCTCCCCATCCGATAACGGTACCATCCGATTTCAACGCCAGCGAATGTTTATCTCCTGCGGAAATCGATACCACATCTTTGAGGTCTACCGGCACTTCCAATTGATGATCATTATTGGATCCCCATGCGATGACGGTACCATCCGATTTCAGCGCAAGTGAATGGTAAGTTCCCGCGGAAATCGACACCACATTCTTCAGGCCCACCGGTATTTTCAATTGATTAAGATTATTAGACCCCCATGCGACGACAGTACCGTCCGTTTTCAAAGCTAGCGAATGTTGCCGCCCCGCCGATATCGACACCACATCTTTCAGACCCGTCGGCACGCTCACTTGACCATCATCATTACTTCCCCATGCGACGACGGTACCGTCCGTTTTCAACGCCAGCGAATGTTGCCGCCCCGCGGAAATTGACACCACATCTTTCAGACCCACCGGTACGTCTACTTGACCTTTAATATTTTCCCCCCATGCGACAACGGTGCCATTAGATTTCAACACCATCGAATGTTTCCATCCTGCGGAAATCGACACCACATCTTTCAGGCCCACTGGTACTTTTATTTGACCGTCATCATTGCTTCCCCAAGCGACGACCGTGCCATCTGCTTTTAATGCAAGTGAATGAAATTCTCCTGCTGAGACACGTACACCCTCCCAGCTTCCAACTCCCTTGTGCGCTGCGTAAACCGATCGAATATCGAATGGAACGATTGTGCTGAACAATAATACCAAGCCCAGAACAAGGCAAACGACCCTTCTCCAATTAAACGATAACAATATGTACCCTCTCCTTTATTCCAATTTATTAGACAATAATCTTTGACCTTTTTCATTCGGCTCTTGTTAGAATCGTAGCTTTGTTGAGAGCACTGCTTTTAACTCTGATCCGAGAGCTATCACTCCCTATGCATATTAGCAGAGTGCTATGAAAGAATTATGAAAGAAACTTAAATGTGACAGGACCCGAATTTGAAAACCTTGATTCGTCCCGAAGCCTACTGCATAAACCTGTTTCTGACCAAACTCACTCCCCAGACAGAAGAAAAAAAAAGATCAGAACCAGCAGTGATATCCGCTGTCTCTGATCTATTTCAAAATTTTTTCCGTTACTTGTGGTACATTCCTATTTACCGATCGCCTACTATTCCAAATAAAGCTCAAGAATCCGCTCCCGCTTCTCCGCGGTGATACCGAGCTCTTGTTCAAAGTAATCTTCCCAGCTTGGATAAGCGCTTCCGATTGCCTCCAAAGCAGCGTTCAAGTAGTCCGCGGACGCGATGAAAGTGTCTTGCAAATGCTCGCGCTGCAGAGGGGTTAGCTGCTCGTCGAGTTGCTCCAAGATAAGATCGGCCTTAGGACCTAACGTCTCGTTCGTGAGTAAATAGTCTTCCATGATGACTGAATCGGATACGCCTAGAAGCTTCAGCATCAATGCAGCACCAACTCCCGTCCGATCTTTACCTCCAGCACAATGATGCAGAAGACCCGGCCTTTCAGTGTCGAGGTTTGCCATCGTTTCGAATAGAAATCGATAGGCCGGGTTGGCAAAGGCACCAGTTGTCCGTTGAGTTTGAGGCCATCTCTGTCTCACGATCTCGATAATGCAATGGCGCAATTTTATACTTGAATCTTATCATTCCTTATATTAAAATACCTTCGCTGATATGAATAAAGGAGTTGATGTTATGAACGAAAAAGAAAAATCGCATGCTGGTATGTTATACCAACCTGGCGATCCTGAGCTTGTTGCAGACCGTGCTGATACCGTGAAAAAGCTATATGAATATAACAATATACACCCGCTGGACCGCGAAGCACGGCAGGTCGCCATTCGCGGGATTCTGGGAAAGACCGGGGATAATTGCGTTGTGGAGCAGCCGCTTTTCTGCACTTATGGGTACAATACCACGGTAGGAGACAACTTTTTTCTCAATGTTAACTGCAAGCTCATGGACAGCGGGAAAATTACAATTGGTAACAACGTATTTATTGCGCCCAACGTCTGCCTTATAACGGAAGAACATGCTATGGACGTAGAGCAACGGTTAGAGGGATTGGAATACACATATCCAGTCAATATTGGTGATAATGTATGGATCAGTGCAGGCGCTATAGTCCTGCCTGGAGTGACGATCGGAGCGAACAGCGTGATTGGGGCCGGCAGTGTCGTTACGAAGGACATTCCGCCAGATAGTTTGGCTGTCGGCAATCCGTGCAAGGTTATCCGCTCTTTGAAAACCTAGCGATATCCGATGGCCAGAATGGCCTCCTCGGGTAGTTCCGCCTTGATGATGTTCGCAGAGGTTCGGCTCCTCGCCACAGTTAATCTTTTGGATTTTTGGAGGATTTCATGATATTACACAAAGGTGAGACCTTATTTCGGCAAGGAGATTCAGGACAGCTATTTCATCTGAGAAGCGGTTTACTAAAGATTGTCCGGGTCCGTCCTGACGGATCACAAATATTAGTCAATATCATTGTACCCGATGAAATAATTCCACATCATTCCCTGATTAGCCCCAAGCCATATTTCGGCACAGCAGTAGCTCTCGTGACCTGCGAGGTCGATGTCCTGTCGGAATCGGACTGGTATCAACAATTGGAGCAAGACCCGGATAAATTTCGATCAGTCGCTCTTAGACTTCAGGATAAATTACGACTGATGCAGCAGCGATTTGACCAGCTAACCGAAGTATCACCCTCGGCGAAGCTCCGGAAATTGCAAGCCTGGTTCCAAAATTACATTGCACCGGCCACTTTGACGGATGTGTTGACCCAGGACGAAATTGGCCAATTCATCGGGCTACGACGTGAGACGATTAATCGGCTGCTGCGCAGCCAATCTGATACTGAGCAAAAGTCCTAACTTTAACGTTACGGGACAACTACTTCCACTTGGGCACCATCAGTCTCTTCCAAACTACCAGACGGCCCGAAAAATTCATAATGTATATCCGCGGCAGCAACATTCCATTCTTTTAGTGAGCTGTACAACGTTTTCATAAATTGGACAGGACCGCAGAAGTAGAAGCTTGCCTCTTTTGTCGGAATTATTTTCTGGAGCCAAGGCAAATCTATATAACCCTCTATATCGTAAGCTTTCTTCTCTCTATCACGATCCGTCGGCTTATCATAGCACCAATAGACGGATACTTGCCGAGAGCGGTTAGCAACCTTTTCTACTTGTTGTCTTAAGGCATGAACATCTCCATTCTGAGCGGCATGAATAAATGTCACATGACGTTCAGGTTGAGAATCAGCCACTGTTTCAAGCATGCTGACTAGTGGCGTTAATCCAACTCCTCCACTAATAAATACGATCGGCCTTATGTCCTGCTGGTCCAAAATAAACTCACCGGCAGGGGCCGATAGCCAAAGGGTGTCCCCCTGATTGATATGCTCGTGCATGTATACCGACACTTTGCCCTCAGGCTTGCTTAGAACCGCATCCTCTCGTTTAACGGAGATGCGATAATGTGGTTTACCCGGTGCATCGGATAAGCTGTATTGTCGTATATACGTATTGGCTTCACCCGGTATTTCCATCTTTACGCTCACATACTGTCCCGGTTCGAACGAAGCTATCGCCCCTCCGTCCTCCGGTACAAGATAAAATGATGTGATTACGTCACTCTCTTTAACTTTATTCTTCACTCGGAATCCTCTAAATCCGGTCCATCCGCCCTTTTGCCGCTCGGATTGTTGATACATCTCCGCTTCTACTCCAATAAATACATTTGCTATTACTCCATAGGCCTCAGCCCATGCCTGCAGGATTTCCTCTGTTGCCGCGTCACCGAGCACATCCTTGATTGCAGCAAGCAGATTTTGTCCAACGATCGGATAATGCTCGGCTTTAATGCCCAGACTACGGTGTTTGTGCGCAATCTGTTTCACAACCGGTAAAATCGTCTCCAACTTATCGATATTCTGAGCAGCTGCGTATACGGCATTGGCAAGAGCAGTCTGCTGTTTTCCTTGGCTCTGATTCGCATGATTAAAAATATTCAGAAGCTCCGGATGGCTAGTAAACAGTAACTGATAGAATCGTTTCGTAATATCAGTTCCGTGCTTCTCTAACACCGGAACAGTCGATTTTATTATTTTAATAGTTTGATCATTAAGCATGAATTTCTCCTCGCTTTCATTCACTTGGGATGAATCAAGTATATAAGCGAGGATACTCTGACTTGGGTGATTGTAATCACATCAAATTCTAATGTTCTGTGAAGAGCGGCGGTGTTATCTGAAGGAATGAATATGCAATCAGAATCGCTTCGTCACCGCTAATATAATGTTGATAAGTACACCTACATGCATAATATCAAAAATGATAACAATACGACGGATAAGCACACGGGTTGCGTCATCAACACCTGTACCTTTGTCCTGAGCAGCCTTGACCTGCATGCCAATACGTCCCATTCGCGGTCCGATGATTAGGAAGAAGATGAGCAGAATAAGTAAGAAGATATATTGCTTAACCCCCACCCATGACCAATCGAGGATGCCGTAACCGTTCATGAGCGTCATGATGAGTCCTGTTACAAATATTACCACTACTGACGTTAGGAAGAATGCTGCCGTACCTAACATAAGCTTGATCATTGGTATCTCTAATTCCGTACCCTTCGCCCTCTTAACACCACCAACAATGAAGAACCGCTCATACATTGCTCCACCCAACCAACAACAAACCGCAAGGATATGCAAGATTAATAAGATTTCGAACACTAAACAACTCCCCCTTCATAAGATTATTCATAATGTATTCCGCGAGAAAACTTAATTAAATAATTGCCAACGACCTTGCCCTAAGTAACCTCCACCCACTCTGTCTGCAAGCGAACCCTCCCCATGGTCGTCAAAAATTAAAGTTTCCCTCCATTCCCTGCTCCCTCTCGTAATGAAGGTATGTTCTGTAAGTTTTGGCATCTCTTACATAGTATTAATTTTATCATCTATAATAAGGACTTTTCTTAATGAAGTCTTAATGGATCAATCAAATTCGGGTACACTTTCATTCTCCTCACAGACGAAAAAGAAGACAAGCTCTCTCCTAAGAGAAAACTTGTCTAATTCCAACAGATACGGACAACGGATCTACCTGCGAAAAAACCAGTGAGACGAAACACTCTACCCCCCCTCCCAGACAATATTAGACAAATTATTGAAATGTTTATGATACTTCGATATTATAGTTGTTTGTAACTTTCATATTGATTGAGGAGAGAAGAGAATGAAAAGAGCATGGGTCTTAGTCATTATTATCGTTTTACTGGCGACAGGATGTTCAAGTAAAAATGGAGAAGAGAGCAGTAACACAGGGGCGAACAACAACGTGGAGGCAAGTAATAGCCCTGAAACAAGCGGCTCCACAGGCGAGGACGAAGTGGATCTCGTCTTTCCGGCTTCCCTTAACTCAAGTGGGGACGTAGAAGGCATGACGAGCGAAGTAAAAGAAGCAGGCGCTACTAACGTTGTAGAAAATAGTGACGGCAGTGCAACTGTAACAATATCTCGGGCAAATCTTGATAAACTGCTCGAAAAATATCATTCAGAAATATTGACCGTGATCAAGGACTTACATACGGACAATAGCTCAACTCCTATCAAAGACCTGACCTACGACGAAGGTACGTTTCAGGAATTCAGCCTCACAGTTGACAAGGCCGCTTACGAGTCCGCGGAAAGCACGGCTGGACTAATCGTCTTTGGACTTGCCATGCAAAGCTTGATGTACCAGGTCTATTCGGGAGTAGCAGAAGCAGACATCAAAGTCACTTTCAAATTAATTGACGAAAGCACCGGCGAGGTTTTCGATACTATTGTTCTGCCTGAAGCAACACCGGCTCAATAACAGCTTATCTTTGCCGCAGAGGCCCGCGCTCCCTAACGGAAGACGCGGGTTTTTGCTCTGTCTTGAAATTATGATTGGTATAGCCCACAAGGTAATGACCTCTCTGTGAAGCCTGATGCAGCGTTCGCTTCGGTAAATTAAATTCTCGCGAAAAACTTAGGATCTATTTACCTGCTTCAACTCATAAATATGGACGAATAGTCACTTATGCTGATCACTAATTTGACTTAGTATTACCGTAGAAGATTGAAAAGGCTGTGATTCCAATGTCGATCAAAAGAGACAAATGGCTGCAATATAGCATCCTTTGCAAGGGGTCCTCTCTCGACGGACGGTTGCCAGAAACACGGTTGCTTAAGAAGGACGCTTTATCGAAGATGCTGCTTCAATATCAAAGCGTCGTACTGAAACCTCGCAACGGGAGTTACGGAAGGGATATCGTGTTCATCAAACGGAACGGACCGAATGCCTATCGTATTCATAACGAACAGAATGCGGTCACCATGAGAGACACCGATAAGTTACTCAAATGGCTCCGTAGAAAAAACAGAAGTGGTGGATATATTGTCCAAAGGCGTCTGCAGCTTACTCAAATTCAACACAAGCCGTTCGACATTCGGATAATGGTTCAGCGAAAAAAAGGCTCTTCATCTACTTGGAACGTGACAGGCTCATATGCGAAAGTGGCGGCGCAAGGATATCTAGTCACAAATGTGACTAGCCGCACCATTCCAGTGCTTGAGGCGCTGAGATTAGCCCGAATCGGAGATCGGGGCTTGCTTGTCAAAGCGGAACGGATCGCGCGATTGGCTGCCCAACGACTGGGAGAGCGTTACCCCAAGCTTAGAACAGTCGGTTTCGATATAGGCATCGACAGGAAACGTCGGATTTGGATCATCGAAGGCAATTATCAACCGGACTTGCGCCCTTTCCGGCTCCTGAGAGATTCCTCGATGTATCGCAGAATATTATGGTACAAGAATATTAAGGCGAAAAAAGACGGCTAGCCTTTTATCTTGGCTGTCGTCTTTTTCCGTTTGTTACCTCATCATGATATTGCCCGTTTTAGGATTTCACTTGCGTTTCTTGGCACTTACAACACGCGTCACCTGGAACTGATTTACACCTACCTGTATAATGGCGAACTTGCTGAAAGAAGTGCCGGAAGACGTATAAGGGGTAGCTTCAATATTTCCACTTGGCGTTTTGACGGTTGCGGTGATTCGAGTCAGCAAACAGACTCCACGGCTAGAAGCTGTCCAAGTCTCGTCACGCTGAACCGAATAATTGTCGTCACTGCAAAAGATCGATGCATATTCAACTTTTCCAAACGCATTAAAGGATGTAGAGTTAAAAATCTGAACGGGGTCGTAACCATTAGGACCTCTATTTCCCATACCTAAAACCTCCCTTGTTATTGATACTGTTCAGTAAATGCAATTAAATCGTTTTGGTTAGGTATAAATGTGGACAAGGGGAAAAAAGTACGTTTATCCAGTGGTCGCGAGGGTACAGCAGCTTATGATACTGTACCACAAACAAAAAGAACCACCCTCGTAGTTAAACAGGTGGTTCGAGAAATATAGGTCTAATACAGCAACCTCATCTGGGGGGTCTACATGAATTCCAAATCATCCACGGACTGCCCGCCCTTAGCAATACGATGAATCACTACATTACACCAATTGGACTGTACATGAAGCGCTGCGGTTTCTGCAAATACGTGATCCGTCCTCCACATATTCCTGACTGTTTACTTTCTCGCTCCTCACCCACCGTTAATCCGCCATGTGGCGCTTGTTGAATCCGTTGGATAGACTGGTTGATGATGAGAATACAATTATTATCTTCACCAGTGATCATGGGGAAATGATCGGGGATCATTACCTTTTCCGCAAAAGTGTACCCTATGAAGGTCCGCGCGAATTCCCTTACTGATTACCGCTCCGGAACGCTTCAGGATTAAAAAAGGCAGGTAATCGGGCAGACGGCTGTCTTGGAGAATATCATGCCTACAATTCTGGATATGATCGGATTAGATATTCCGGCTACGGTTAATGGTCGTAGCTTATTTCCGTTAGTGCAGGGAGAGCTTAAACATCCGTAAGGGGTCAATGGCGACACGACCATTGTCCAAACAGTAGTTTGCTTTGAATTCGTCATATACGAAAAAGAATTCCATCAACTCGTTAATCAGGCGCAGCATGTTATCTTTGGGCTCGATGAGATCGTACAGTGCCGTAAAAGACTAAACGTAAAAGAATTGTAACGTTGTAGCAACGGGAGTCTCCCTTTCGCCATGATGCTTTAAATATACAGAAACAAGGCACAGCTCCTCAAAGAAAATGAGAATCTGTGCCTTTTTATTAAACATGGACTTTTCAGTGGGCTCCTTCCTGAGTGGCGGGGGCTTTTTGCATCCAGACTAAACAAGCACAGGAACATGAAAGAGTCGAGATGATCATCTAAAATTATTAAATCGCTTATATTTTATTTTTATCTCATTTGGGACATTTGTCGTATCTTGTGTGCTTTGTGTATTTGAATAACGGCTACAAAATTCATAAAAGACGCACTCGCAAAATTTGCGAAGCGCCCCTTCTACTTAGACGGTTTCCTTTTTTAATTCTTGTAATTTGTCAACTAACTCTTTATTTAAGCTTATTCTTTTTGTTGTCTCTGTATCACTAATATCTTCTACAACTTCTTCAATAACAGCAGTCAGTTCTTTGAATATATCAAGTAGGTTACCGTTATATAAAATTTTATTAATTTCATCGGAATATTTATTTATTTTTTTCGAATTGAACTGAGGTACTTTTTCATTATTCGTATAATTTTTAAGCATCATTAGTATGTGATATTTAAACTTCCGGTATTTAGAATCTAGGTTTTTATTTCTAAAATAAAATTCTAATTTATATAAAGCATAAGAGCTAGTGTAGTATGGTAAAAGTTCATGGTCTTCTAAAAAAGCTATATCTCTAAGCTCTTCTAACAATTGACCATAAAACCTACTAGCTAGATGAGGTTTATCGAGAAACATTGACGCGAAACTTCTAACCTG
This portion of the Cohnella abietis genome encodes:
- a CDS encoding YheC/YheD family protein; protein product: MSIKRDKWLQYSILCKGSSLDGRLPETRLLKKDALSKMLLQYQSVVLKPRNGSYGRDIVFIKRNGPNAYRIHNEQNAVTMRDTDKLLKWLRRKNRSGGYIVQRRLQLTQIQHKPFDIRIMVQRKKGSSSTWNVTGSYAKVAAQGYLVTNVTSRTIPVLEALRLARIGDRGLLVKAERIARLAAQRLGERYPKLRTVGFDIGIDRKRRIWIIEGNYQPDLRPFRLLRDSSMYRRILWYKNIKAKKDG
- a CDS encoding sugar O-acetyltransferase, encoding MNEKEKSHAGMLYQPGDPELVADRADTVKKLYEYNNIHPLDREARQVAIRGILGKTGDNCVVEQPLFCTYGYNTTVGDNFFLNVNCKLMDSGKITIGNNVFIAPNVCLITEEHAMDVEQRLEGLEYTYPVNIGDNVWISAGAIVLPGVTIGANSVIGAGSVVTKDIPPDSLAVGNPCKVIRSLKT
- a CDS encoding Crp/Fnr family transcriptional regulator, with product MILHKGETLFRQGDSGQLFHLRSGLLKIVRVRPDGSQILVNIIVPDEIIPHHSLISPKPYFGTAVALVTCEVDVLSESDWYQQLEQDPDKFRSVALRLQDKLRLMQQRFDQLTEVSPSAKLRKLQAWFQNYIAPATLTDVLTQDEIGQFIGLRRETINRLLRSQSDTEQKS
- the hmpA gene encoding NO-inducible flavohemoprotein, with product MLNDQTIKIIKSTVPVLEKHGTDITKRFYQLLFTSHPELLNIFNHANQSQGKQQTALANAVYAAAQNIDKLETILPVVKQIAHKHRSLGIKAEHYPIVGQNLLAAIKDVLGDAATEEILQAWAEAYGVIANVFIGVEAEMYQQSERQKGGWTGFRGFRVKNKVKESDVITSFYLVPEDGGAIASFEPGQYVSVKMEIPGEANTYIRQYSLSDAPGKPHYRISVKREDAVLSKPEGKVSVYMHEHINQGDTLWLSAPAGEFILDQQDIRPIVFISGGVGLTPLVSMLETVADSQPERHVTFIHAAQNGDVHALRQQVEKVANRSRQVSVYWCYDKPTDRDREKKAYDIEGYIDLPWLQKIIPTKEASFYFCGPVQFMKTLYSSLKEWNVAAADIHYEFFGPSGSLEETDGAQVEVVVP
- a CDS encoding tyrosine-protein phosphatase, which translates into the protein MRQRWPQTQRTTGAFANPAYRFLFETMANLDTERPGLLHHCAGGKDRTGVGAALMLKLLGVSDSVIMEDYLLTNETLGPKADLILEQLDEQLTPLQREHLQDTFIASADYLNAALEAIGSAYPSWEDYFEQELGITAEKRERILELYLE
- a CDS encoding RCC1 domain-containing protein; translated protein: MLSFNWRRVVCLVLGLVLLFSTIVPFDIRSVYAAHKGVGSWEGVRVSAGEFHSLALKADGTVVAWGSNDDGQIKVPVGLKDVVSISAGWKHSMVLKSNGTVVAWGENIKGQVDVPVGLKDVVSISAGRQHSLALKTDGTVVAWGSNDDGQVSVPTGLKDVVSISAGRQHSLALKTDGTVVAWGSNNLNQLKIPVGLKNVVSISAGTYHSLALKSDGTVIAWGSNNDHQLEVPVDLKDVVSISAGDKHSLALKSDGTVIGWGANADGQLNMPVDLSGVMSISTGWNHSLALKSDGTVVAWGDIRKGKTIVPASLASPIKGKQIAAGFAYSLALKSDGTVAAWGIDGDGQAVMVPDGLKDVVSIAAGTYHSMALKSDGTVVAWGKDFGGQITVPVGLTGVVAIAVGDYHSLALKSDGTVVAWGNNTDDQLSVPSGLKDVVSISAGRHHSMALKSDGTVVAWGKNADGQVSVPDGLKDIVAIAAGATYSLALKSDGTVVAWGSNYHGQRSVPAGLNGVVSITAGWYHSLALKSDGTIVGWGLNDSGQLNVPGNAKLSGLTLQEGNFTEPFNPSVTSYTYYYNGHSLSSVKVTPTLASTNQTVMYVNNELLSNGSTKTINIAGAIKDTVIPVRVEPYLLPGQTYTITLAIDSTPPNVQFGTNGRVVAAKTAASNVTVSDTQSGVDAASLQYVWTQSTAVPTSGWLTFSDLDTLRQTSGNGNWYLHIRATDKVGNVANVVSKPFLLDQTSPPTVTISSSASGTVNAAFQATITFSEGVNGFTSDDLVVVNGTASNFVSVNPATYTATITPITNGQAVTVVVGAAAAADATGIFNTASNTLSLLYDKTKPVVNFGGFINHQQFATPPTEVSVSVSEAVYWIAGGAQLTAANALPLISMKKDGVGFSAYTPIYDEPSQTFTLSFNGTLDDGVYEVDVAGNVVKNANQNTLDVANASFIVAVPVVASISASSVSLPSAGGIATATITGANLTGQSLKVYVDGVEAATATVSSDTSAVATVTLPYNTAQTVKNHIFTVYLNGVEVTGQASTVTVSAEPPSTVAISSDAELVKLNVSTSSKELGLSPAFTPKTTDYKVETDAEQVELQLGPAHSKAIIKLRGKRIGETTTVPLTVGTNVLVITVQAEDGTIKTYTVTIHRNAGTNNNVPKACTFTDVQSHWAEAEICEAAELGIVVGVNADTFMPNGYVTRTEFAIMLLRALRIDIINEASDLPFSDKSSIPEWARLATQTAVAKGILDGYSEGTLRPMQTVKRTEIAAMVSKALKWKADGTKSLAFSDESSIPAWARAYVKAACERGILVGRACNQFVPDGVTTRAEATVVLLRLWKVLQ
- a CDS encoding DUF2269 family protein; the protein is MFEILLILHILAVCCWLGGAMYERFFIVGGVKRAKGTELEIPMIKLMLGTAAFFLTSVVVIFVTGLIMTLMNGYGILDWSWVGVKQYIFLLILLIFFLIIGPRMGRIGMQVKAAQDKGTGVDDATRVLIRRIVIIFDIMHVGVLINIILAVTKRF